In the genome of Bombus affinis isolate iyBomAffi1 chromosome 7, iyBomAffi1.2, whole genome shotgun sequence, one region contains:
- the LOC126918438 gene encoding striatin-interacting protein 1 isoform X2 encodes METSKSTDLDFVYDDADKHANEIAELYSYSEQSELHVNLTAFEEQMELYKLRPWWQNLSEAQQKSVIYKLLDQLEVSNKQLRMKAARCILYLAQGCWAEVQSDEEQREWTRTNVMLLYEAGIFPAFVELLNIEITNSRRTASAMRKISVSLDDSTDLRVILSVLYIITEVMREEMKNLEHSIYKSNVESFKEDLINPYGEELLIVKLLGMVTYFCSGAAPHFPMKKVLLLLWKLILVSLGGIDTLRELKKQYRDEVGLDTQQEDTLEVAKTMRASSPPVSAADLIETQNQKKNHRSYRRFLMKQSSLDEPGLGMEYEGAEVGNNTTNNEGEGEANVFMNQTVLTQLRTYCQNENNQPPIRPDTPQLTKGKSLPWTPKVRQKDVDTFLEASRLKFVGYNLEGDRQSLAGLPQPILEGVNTLKRHMYTSLAEIQIQKEEQMLRNPISTPRFPIRQTPTEIVYHAILPFVPQYMIALLKILLAAAPTSKAKTDSTNIMADVLPGQMPMTVFQSMKLGIDVSRHKEIIVKAVSAILLLLLKHFKLNHIYQFEFMSQHLVFANCIPLVLKFLNQNILAYIEAKNVIPILDFPMCVIGEQPDVSLDNLETGDNLPYSWRNVFSCINLLRILNKLTKWKHSRIMMLVVFKSAPILKRTLKVRHAMMQLYVLKLLKMQTRYLGRQWRKTNMKTISAIYAKVRHRLNDDWAYGNDLEARPWDFQVDECVLRSCVDRFNNLRYTNIPKDKDMEPVDNSVTSVLGVNMELSDEFKQHYELWLQQEVFQRSINWDELLDPEGPGSNFDVFINYILL; translated from the exons atG GAAACATCTAAATCTACGGATTTGGACTTTGTTTATGACGATGCGGATAAGCATGCCAATGAAATTGCTGAATTGTACAGCTATTCAGAACAGTCTGAATTACATGTTAACCTCACA GCATTTGAAGAGCAAAtggaattatataaattaagacCATGGTGGCAAAATTTATCAGAGGCACAACAGAAATCTgtaatttacaaattattaGATCAGTTAGAGGTTTCTAACAAACAATTAAGAATGAAGGCAGCAAGGTGCATCTTGTATTTAGCTCAAGGTTGTTGGGCTGAAGTGCAGTCTGATGAAGAGCAACGAGAATGGACCAGAACAAATGTTATGTTATTATATGAGGCTGGAATTTTTCCAGCATTTGTTGAACTTCTTAATATTGAAATTAC GAATAGTAGGAGAACTGCATCTGCAATGAGGAAAATATCTGTTAGTCTTGATGATTCCACTGATTTAAGAGTAATTTTGTCTGTTTTGTATATTATAACAGAGGTGATGAgggaagaaatgaaaaatttagaaCATAGTATTTATAAGAGTAATGTTGAATCTTTCAAAGAAGATTTAATAAATCCATATGGCGAAGAGTTGCTTATAGTTAAACTTCTTGGCATGGTGACATACTTCTGTAGTGGAGCAGCTCCACATTTTCCAATGAAAAAAGTTCTTTTGTTGCTGTGGAAATTGATCTTGGTATCATTGGGTGGTATTGATACACTAAGGGAGTTAAAAAAACAGTATCGCGATGAAGTTGGTCTTGATACACAACAAGAAGATACTTTAGAAGTTGCCAAAACTATGAGAGCTAGTTCTCCTCCTGTCAGTGCTGCAGATTTGATTGAAACGCAAAATCAAAAAAAGAATCATAGATCTTATCGACGA TTTCTAATGAAACAAAGTTCATTGGATGAACCAGGCTTGGGAATGGAATATGAAGGTGCAGAAGTGGGAAACAATACTACAAACAATGAAGGTGAAGGAGAAGCTAATGTATTTATGAACCAAACTGTTTTGACTCAGTTACGAACTTACTGTCAAAATGAGAACAATCAGCCTCCAATAAGACCTGATACCCCACAACTTACTAAGggaaaaa gtTTACCATGGACACCAAAGGTGAGACAAAAGGATGTCGACACATTTCTTGAAGCATCAAGATTAAAATTTGTTGGTTACAATTTGGAAGGAGACAGACAAAGTTTGGCAGGTTTACCACAACCAATACTTGAAGGTGTTAATACACTTAAAAGA CATATGTATACATCTTTAGCTGAAATCCAAATCCAAAAAGAGGAACAAATGCTTAGAAATCCTATAAGCACTCCAAGGTTTCCAATTCGTCAGACACCAACAGAAATTGTATATCATGCTATATTACCATTTGTACCGCAATATATGATAGCACTATTAAAGATTTTATTGGCTGCTGCACCCACCAGTAAAGCTAAGACAGATAGTACCAATATTATGGCTGATGTCTTGCCAGGACAAATGCC CATGACTGTTTTTCAGTCTATGAAACTTGGTATTGATGTAAGCAGACATAAAGAAATCATTGTTAAAGCAGTATCTGCAATACTGCTTCTTCTGTTAAAACATTTTAAACTAAATCACATATATCAGTTTGAATTCATGTCACAACATTTAGTATTTGCTAATTGCATACCActtgttttaaaatttttaaatcagaatattctagcTTATATAGAGGCTAAAAATGT TATTCCCATCTTGGATTTTCCTATGTGTGTTATTGGAGAACAACCAGATGTGTCCCTAGATAATCTTGAAACTGGGGATAATCTACCATATTCGTGGAGAAACGTTTTTTCGTGCATTAATTTATTACGTATTCTTAATAAACTTACAAAATGGAAACATAGTAGAATTATG ATGTTAGTCGTTTTTAAATCAGCAcctatattaaaacgtacattAAAAGTCAGACATGCAATGATGCAATTATATGTCTTAAAATTACTAAAAATGCAAACTAGGTACTTAGGGCGACAATGGCGGAAAACTAATATGAAAACAATCAGTGCAATATATGCAAAAGTTAGACATCGTTTGAATGATGATTGGGCTTATGGCAATG ATCTAGAAGCACGACCTTGGGATTTCCAAGTAGACGAGTGCGTATTACGTTCTTGCGTTGATCGATTCAATAACCTACGATACACTAATATTCCTAAGGACAAGGATATGGAACCTGTTGATAATTCTGTTACATCAGTACTCGGGGTAAATATGGAATTAAGCGATGAATTTAAACAACATTATGAATTATGGTTACAACAAGAAGTATTTCAAAGAAGTATTAATTGGGACGAATTATTGGATCCTGAAGG ACCTGGATCAAATTTTGacgtttttataaattatatactattgtga
- the LOC126918438 gene encoding striatin-interacting protein 1 isoform X1, which translates to MRDVAMDANGNGKRDLPRIVLQQRIMSTEETSKSTDLDFVYDDADKHANEIAELYSYSEQSELHVNLTAFEEQMELYKLRPWWQNLSEAQQKSVIYKLLDQLEVSNKQLRMKAARCILYLAQGCWAEVQSDEEQREWTRTNVMLLYEAGIFPAFVELLNIEITNSRRTASAMRKISVSLDDSTDLRVILSVLYIITEVMREEMKNLEHSIYKSNVESFKEDLINPYGEELLIVKLLGMVTYFCSGAAPHFPMKKVLLLLWKLILVSLGGIDTLRELKKQYRDEVGLDTQQEDTLEVAKTMRASSPPVSAADLIETQNQKKNHRSYRRFLMKQSSLDEPGLGMEYEGAEVGNNTTNNEGEGEANVFMNQTVLTQLRTYCQNENNQPPIRPDTPQLTKGKSLPWTPKVRQKDVDTFLEASRLKFVGYNLEGDRQSLAGLPQPILEGVNTLKRHMYTSLAEIQIQKEEQMLRNPISTPRFPIRQTPTEIVYHAILPFVPQYMIALLKILLAAAPTSKAKTDSTNIMADVLPGQMPMTVFQSMKLGIDVSRHKEIIVKAVSAILLLLLKHFKLNHIYQFEFMSQHLVFANCIPLVLKFLNQNILAYIEAKNVIPILDFPMCVIGEQPDVSLDNLETGDNLPYSWRNVFSCINLLRILNKLTKWKHSRIMMLVVFKSAPILKRTLKVRHAMMQLYVLKLLKMQTRYLGRQWRKTNMKTISAIYAKVRHRLNDDWAYGNDLEARPWDFQVDECVLRSCVDRFNNLRYTNIPKDKDMEPVDNSVTSVLGVNMELSDEFKQHYELWLQQEVFQRSINWDELLDPEGPGSNFDVFINYILL; encoded by the exons ATGCGTGACGTAGCGATGGATGCGAATGGAAATGGGAAGCGTGATCTTCCCCGAATAGTTCTACAGCAACGAATTATGAGTACCGAA GAAACATCTAAATCTACGGATTTGGACTTTGTTTATGACGATGCGGATAAGCATGCCAATGAAATTGCTGAATTGTACAGCTATTCAGAACAGTCTGAATTACATGTTAACCTCACA GCATTTGAAGAGCAAAtggaattatataaattaagacCATGGTGGCAAAATTTATCAGAGGCACAACAGAAATCTgtaatttacaaattattaGATCAGTTAGAGGTTTCTAACAAACAATTAAGAATGAAGGCAGCAAGGTGCATCTTGTATTTAGCTCAAGGTTGTTGGGCTGAAGTGCAGTCTGATGAAGAGCAACGAGAATGGACCAGAACAAATGTTATGTTATTATATGAGGCTGGAATTTTTCCAGCATTTGTTGAACTTCTTAATATTGAAATTAC GAATAGTAGGAGAACTGCATCTGCAATGAGGAAAATATCTGTTAGTCTTGATGATTCCACTGATTTAAGAGTAATTTTGTCTGTTTTGTATATTATAACAGAGGTGATGAgggaagaaatgaaaaatttagaaCATAGTATTTATAAGAGTAATGTTGAATCTTTCAAAGAAGATTTAATAAATCCATATGGCGAAGAGTTGCTTATAGTTAAACTTCTTGGCATGGTGACATACTTCTGTAGTGGAGCAGCTCCACATTTTCCAATGAAAAAAGTTCTTTTGTTGCTGTGGAAATTGATCTTGGTATCATTGGGTGGTATTGATACACTAAGGGAGTTAAAAAAACAGTATCGCGATGAAGTTGGTCTTGATACACAACAAGAAGATACTTTAGAAGTTGCCAAAACTATGAGAGCTAGTTCTCCTCCTGTCAGTGCTGCAGATTTGATTGAAACGCAAAATCAAAAAAAGAATCATAGATCTTATCGACGA TTTCTAATGAAACAAAGTTCATTGGATGAACCAGGCTTGGGAATGGAATATGAAGGTGCAGAAGTGGGAAACAATACTACAAACAATGAAGGTGAAGGAGAAGCTAATGTATTTATGAACCAAACTGTTTTGACTCAGTTACGAACTTACTGTCAAAATGAGAACAATCAGCCTCCAATAAGACCTGATACCCCACAACTTACTAAGggaaaaa gtTTACCATGGACACCAAAGGTGAGACAAAAGGATGTCGACACATTTCTTGAAGCATCAAGATTAAAATTTGTTGGTTACAATTTGGAAGGAGACAGACAAAGTTTGGCAGGTTTACCACAACCAATACTTGAAGGTGTTAATACACTTAAAAGA CATATGTATACATCTTTAGCTGAAATCCAAATCCAAAAAGAGGAACAAATGCTTAGAAATCCTATAAGCACTCCAAGGTTTCCAATTCGTCAGACACCAACAGAAATTGTATATCATGCTATATTACCATTTGTACCGCAATATATGATAGCACTATTAAAGATTTTATTGGCTGCTGCACCCACCAGTAAAGCTAAGACAGATAGTACCAATATTATGGCTGATGTCTTGCCAGGACAAATGCC CATGACTGTTTTTCAGTCTATGAAACTTGGTATTGATGTAAGCAGACATAAAGAAATCATTGTTAAAGCAGTATCTGCAATACTGCTTCTTCTGTTAAAACATTTTAAACTAAATCACATATATCAGTTTGAATTCATGTCACAACATTTAGTATTTGCTAATTGCATACCActtgttttaaaatttttaaatcagaatattctagcTTATATAGAGGCTAAAAATGT TATTCCCATCTTGGATTTTCCTATGTGTGTTATTGGAGAACAACCAGATGTGTCCCTAGATAATCTTGAAACTGGGGATAATCTACCATATTCGTGGAGAAACGTTTTTTCGTGCATTAATTTATTACGTATTCTTAATAAACTTACAAAATGGAAACATAGTAGAATTATG ATGTTAGTCGTTTTTAAATCAGCAcctatattaaaacgtacattAAAAGTCAGACATGCAATGATGCAATTATATGTCTTAAAATTACTAAAAATGCAAACTAGGTACTTAGGGCGACAATGGCGGAAAACTAATATGAAAACAATCAGTGCAATATATGCAAAAGTTAGACATCGTTTGAATGATGATTGGGCTTATGGCAATG ATCTAGAAGCACGACCTTGGGATTTCCAAGTAGACGAGTGCGTATTACGTTCTTGCGTTGATCGATTCAATAACCTACGATACACTAATATTCCTAAGGACAAGGATATGGAACCTGTTGATAATTCTGTTACATCAGTACTCGGGGTAAATATGGAATTAAGCGATGAATTTAAACAACATTATGAATTATGGTTACAACAAGAAGTATTTCAAAGAAGTATTAATTGGGACGAATTATTGGATCCTGAAGG ACCTGGATCAAATTTTGacgtttttataaattatatactattgtga
- the LOC126918445 gene encoding protein wntless: protein MQGTIIENLSGRKLSVLVILLVIAQIVCFLIGGLIAPTPASSQNVLGTPCKDIRINGSEPGGGKWFYSRGKGSCTPVDMNRFSFDSHHQAYQVVYTFQMPVPRSSMQLDYSRWQQNLIGVLQVDIVYHSQIEIAPRTKITLDARLAYRNKGDPDDAWKPYAASVVERMLDCSIDDAMEQYNYNCSVVPLFELGSLFHDYYLLNIRLPADTDKNINQGLGHITDLWFTAINQNGGFTKVWVSLKTIYFPIVLCVLTWYWRRVHMLSRSPALLEYLLLALGIALSFLNMPLEYLTLAYDMPFMLLLGDIRQGVFYAILLSFWLVFAGEHLMIQEGEQRNSLKCYWRHLSAVGIGCLSLFVFDMCERGVQLRNPFYSIWVTDLGTKFALSFIILAGVSAGVYLIFLAYMIWKVFMNISAKRAALPSMSSARRLHYEGVIYRFKFLMIATLLCASLTVVGFILGQVAEGQWKWDEELHLEMTSAFFTGVYGMWNIYIIALLCLYAPSHKQWPIEPSENSISEEIEFSRLSTDPNETLSLTAFARKAALE, encoded by the exons atgcagGGAACAATCATAGAAAATTTAAGCGGTAGAAAGCTTTCGGTACTTGTAATATTACTCGTTATCGCGCAAATAGTTTGTTTTCTAATAGGCGGGCTTATTG ctcCAACTCCAGCTAGTAGCCAGAATGTGCTTGGTACACCTTGCAAGGATATTCGTATAAATGGATCTGAACCAGGAGGAGGAAAATGGTTTTATTCAAGGGGAAAAGGATCATGTACTCCTGTTGATATGAATCGGTTTAGCTTTGACAGTCACCATCAAGCATATCAAGTTGTTTATACATTTCAG aTGCCTGTACCTAGAAGTAGCATGCAACTTGATTATTCTAGATGGCAACAAAACTTAATAGGTGTTTTGCAAGTGGATATTGTTTATCACAGTCAGATAGAAATTG CTCCTAGGACTAAGATAACATTGGATGCAAGACTTGCTTATAGGAACAAAGGAGATCCAGATGATGCTTGGAAACCATATGCAGCCTCTGTGGTAGAAAGAATGCTAGATTGTAGTATTGAcgat GCAATGGAGCAGTATAATTACAACTGTAGTGTGGTACCATTGTTTGAACTTGGATCTCTGTTTCATGATTATTATCTTCTAAATATTCGTCTTCCTGCTGAtactgataaaaatattaatcagGGTTTGGGACATATAACTGATTTATGGTTCACA gCTATCAATCAAAATGGTGGATTTACAAAAGTGTGGGTCAGTTTAAAAACTATTTACTTTCCAATCGTCTTGTGTGTTCTTACTTGGTACTGGAGACGAGTACATATGCTTTCCAGATCACCAGCTTTGTTGGAGTACTTACTTTTAGCATTGGGCATAGCTTTGTCATTTTTAAACA TGCCTCTGGAATATTTAACACTTGCCTATGATATGCCATTTATGCTTTTATTGGGTGATATTAGACAGGGAGTGTTCTATGCAATTCTTCTATCTTTTTGGCTTGTGTTTGCTGGAGAACATCTTATG ATACAG GAAGGTGAACAAAGGAATTCTCTAAAATGTTACTGGCGTCATCTTTCTGCAGTAGGCATTGGATGTCTGTCATTGTTTGTATTTGATATGTGCGAACGTGGGGTGCAATTACGAAATCCATTCTACTCAATTTGGGTTACAGATCTTGGAACTAAATTTGCT TTATCTTTTATAATCTTAGCTGGAGTTTCCGCTGGCGTGTACTTAATATTCTTGGCTTATATGATATGGAAAGTATTCATGAATATTAGTGCAAAACGAGCTGCATTACCTAGTATGAGTTCGGCACGACGTTTACACTATGAAGGTGTAATATATCGATTTAAATTTTTGATGATTGCTACGCTATTGTGTGCATCATTAACGGTTGTTGGTTTTATTCTTGGCCAg GTTGCGGAAGGGCAGTGGAAATGGGATGAAGAATTACATTTGGAAATGACATCAGCATTTTTCACTGGTGTATACGGGATGTGGAATATTTACATTATAGCATTATTGTGTTTATATGCACCATCACATAAACAGTGGCCTATTGAACCATCCG aAAATAGTATTAGcgaagaaattgaattttcacgTTTGTCTACTGATCCTAATGAAACGTTGTCTTTGACAGCATTCGCACGAAAAGCAGCATTAGAATAA